The following proteins are co-located in the Anaerolineales bacterium genome:
- a CDS encoding gamma-glutamyl-gamma-aminobutyrate hydrolase family protein (Members of this family of hydrolases with an active site Cys residue belong to MEROPS family C26.), protein MPGAPLIGLTTSLPTTDLSAKLADRIQAYVRSVELAGGLPLIVPYGLPPATLRQLYGRLDGLLLTGGGDLSPERYGRTAVTELRSLDPERDETELQLARWAADDPKPLLAICRGLQVINVAAGGTLFQDLPSQRPGPIRHDPEGQPSEQPVHAVSIAEDSLLAARVEAPIVQVNSAHHQAIEQPGSGLRPIAFAPDGVIEAAELEGHPYYLGVQWHPERMPARPESAALFQGLIAAARSRPG, encoded by the coding sequence ATGCCTGGCGCGCCGCTGATTGGCCTGACCACCTCCCTGCCCACGACGGACCTCTCGGCCAAACTCGCCGACCGGATCCAGGCCTATGTCCGCTCGGTCGAGCTTGCCGGCGGTCTGCCCCTGATTGTGCCCTATGGCCTGCCGCCGGCGACGCTACGCCAGCTGTACGGCCGCCTGGACGGCCTGCTGCTGACCGGCGGGGGAGATCTCTCCCCTGAACGCTACGGACGGACCGCCGTCACCGAACTGCGCAGCCTCGACCCCGAGCGCGATGAGACCGAACTGCAGCTGGCGCGTTGGGCGGCGGACGATCCCAAACCGCTGCTCGCCATCTGCCGCGGCCTGCAGGTGATCAACGTGGCTGCGGGCGGCACCTTGTTTCAGGACCTCCCCAGCCAGCGGCCCGGCCCCATCCGCCACGACCCGGAAGGTCAGCCCTCTGAACAGCCGGTGCATGCCGTGTCCATCGCCGAGGACAGCCTGCTGGCAGCTCGAGTGGAGGCCCCGATCGTGCAGGTCAACAGCGCCCATCACCAAGCGATCGAGCAGCCCGGCTCGGGCCTGCGACCGATCGCCTTCGCGCCGGATGGCGTGATTGAGGCCGCGGAACTAGAAGGCCATCCATACTACCTCGGAGTACAATGGCATCCCGAACGGATGCCGGCACGGCCCGAATCGGCGGCGCTCTTCCAGGGCTTGATCGCCGCCGCCCGATCGCGACCCGGATAG
- the murI gene encoding glutamate racemase — MGESPIGIFDSGLGGLSVLRQILSALPQEAVVYLADQAHVPYGPRPLQQVQAFSVGITRFLLDLGAKLIVVACNTASAAALQHLRLTFPAVPFVGMEPAVKPAAESSQTKVVGVLATPATFQGALFASVVERFAGGVEVVQQTLPGLVEQIEAGDFDGAETRAIVRRGLEPLLERGVDTLVLGCTHYPFVIPLIQELAGPGVQVIDPSPAIARQTARLLAERHLASPLPARPDTRFFTSGDPRRLEEMLPRLLGQPGDVLPAVWLAERLVAARS; from the coding sequence ATGGGTGAGTCCCCGATTGGCATTTTCGATTCCGGCCTGGGTGGCCTCTCGGTCCTGCGCCAGATCCTGTCGGCGCTGCCGCAAGAGGCCGTTGTCTACCTGGCGGACCAGGCGCACGTCCCGTACGGCCCCAGGCCGCTGCAGCAAGTCCAGGCATTCTCGGTGGGCATCACCCGGTTTCTGCTCGATCTCGGCGCCAAGCTTATCGTTGTCGCCTGCAACACCGCCTCGGCCGCCGCGCTGCAGCACCTGCGCTTGACGTTTCCGGCCGTGCCCTTCGTCGGCATGGAACCGGCCGTCAAGCCGGCGGCGGAGAGCTCGCAGACCAAGGTCGTCGGGGTACTGGCCACGCCGGCCACGTTCCAGGGGGCGCTGTTCGCCTCAGTCGTGGAGCGTTTCGCCGGCGGGGTCGAGGTGGTCCAGCAGACGCTGCCGGGGCTGGTCGAGCAGATCGAGGCCGGCGACTTCGACGGGGCGGAGACGCGCGCCATCGTACGGCGCGGCCTGGAGCCGCTACTCGAGCGCGGCGTCGACACCCTCGTGCTCGGCTGCACGCACTACCCGTTCGTCATCCCGTTGATCCAGGAGCTTGCGGGGCCGGGGGTGCAGGTCATCGATCCCTCACCGGCCATCGCCCGCCAGACGGCCCGCCTGCTGGCCGAGCGGCACCTCGCCTCGCCTCTGCCTGCCCGCCCCGATACCCGGTTCTTCACGAGCGGGGATCCGCGGCGTCTGGAGGAAATGCTCCCTCGCCTCTTGGGGCAGCCCGGCGACGTCCTGCCTGCCGTGTGGCTGGCGGAACGCCTGGTCGCGGCTCGCAGCTGA
- a CDS encoding NUDIX hydrolase codes for MAYSVIQSEECFQGRSFRVRVDEVRRPDGAKMVVEVVDHPQAIALVPVDQEGNVWFVRQYRHPCGKTMLELPAGTIEPGEDPAACAVRECREEIGMAPGRIERLGGFYIAPGYSTEYIHLYLAGALTPAPLAPDADEDLHVERVPLLELAGLVESGLLEDAKSLAGLLLARRFLIPS; via the coding sequence ATGGCCTACAGCGTGATCCAGTCGGAGGAATGCTTTCAGGGACGGTCGTTCCGCGTCCGGGTCGACGAGGTCCGCCGCCCTGATGGTGCGAAGATGGTGGTCGAGGTTGTCGACCATCCGCAGGCGATCGCCCTCGTTCCGGTTGACCAGGAAGGCAACGTTTGGTTTGTCCGGCAGTACCGTCACCCATGCGGGAAGACGATGCTCGAGCTTCCAGCGGGCACGATTGAGCCGGGGGAGGATCCGGCAGCCTGCGCCGTCCGGGAGTGCCGCGAAGAGATCGGGATGGCCCCCGGCAGGATCGAGCGATTGGGCGGGTTCTACATCGCTCCGGGCTACTCGACCGAGTACATCCACCTGTACCTCGCCGGCGCCCTGACGCCCGCTCCCCTGGCGCCCGACGCCGACGAAGACCTGCACGTCGAGAGAGTCCCCTTGCTGGAGCTGGCTGGCTTGGTGGAATCTGGGCTACTCGAGGATGCGAAGTCCCTTGCCGGCCTGCTGCTGGCGCGCCGCTTCCTGATCCCCTCGTGA
- a CDS encoding LysM peptidoglycan-binding domain-containing protein → MLVLRRLPFLVLALLLLFTLSACTRSASTPPPPTGAAGTPAGTPGASSGLQATMEAVRYALLTQTAQAAGGGAQATQAPPSGSVPTAAPPGPTSLSTTPLVSPTPLATTIPAKPSCPYKYIVKPGERLFRISINLGYDPDFWKEIASANNIVSPWLIYPGQELTIPCES, encoded by the coding sequence ATGCTGGTCTTGCGCCGATTGCCGTTCCTGGTCCTGGCGCTGTTGCTGCTGTTCACGCTCTCCGCCTGCACCCGAAGCGCCTCCACCCCGCCGCCCCCCACCGGTGCCGCCGGCACGCCCGCCGGGACTCCCGGGGCTTCATCCGGCCTGCAGGCGACGATGGAAGCCGTGCGCTATGCCCTGCTGACACAAACCGCCCAGGCGGCCGGCGGGGGTGCCCAGGCCACCCAGGCACCGCCCAGCGGGAGCGTTCCGACTGCAGCCCCGCCGGGGCCGACCTCGCTGTCGACGACACCGCTGGTCTCGCCCACGCCATTGGCCACAACCATCCCAGCCAAGCCCAGCTGCCCATACAAGTACATTGTCAAGCCCGGTGAACGGCTGTTCCGCATCAGCATCAACCTGGGTTACGATCCGGACTTCTGGAAGGAAATCGCTTCCGCCAACAACATCGTCTCACCCTGGCTGATCTACCCTGGCCAGGAACTTACGATCCCGTGCGAGAGCTGA
- the rplS gene encoding 50S ribosomal protein L19 gives MHEQLKAVEAAANPQIPQLNPGDTVNVHVRIKEGDRERIQEFRGTVIRLRKGGNNANFTVRRTASHGIGVERTFLLRSPRIEKIEVQRQARVRRAQLYYLRERTGKRARLTEKRKA, from the coding sequence ATGCACGAACAGCTCAAGGCTGTGGAAGCTGCGGCCAACCCCCAAATCCCCCAGCTCAACCCGGGCGACACGGTCAACGTGCACGTCCGGATCAAGGAAGGCGATCGCGAGCGCATCCAGGAATTTCGCGGAACGGTGATCCGGCTGCGCAAAGGCGGGAACAACGCCAATTTCACCGTGCGCCGCACGGCCTCCCACGGGATCGGCGTCGAGCGCACCTTCCTGCTTCGCTCACCACGGATCGAGAAGATCGAGGTCCAGCGGCAGGCGCGTGTGCGCCGGGCGCAGCTGTACTACTTGCGCGAGCGCACTGGCAAGCGGGCCCGACTGACCGAGAAGCGCAAGGCCTAG